The following proteins are encoded in a genomic region of Paenibacillus sp. FSL H3-0469:
- a CDS encoding ADP-ribosylglycohydrolase family protein, with the protein MAGWERLQETVRFELQQRIEEGCQPGSLAEKLDAAGSDEDKLMEVYRELMALPVDGGFPYQEPSDLETIRQLRPEGPRKLALDWTPDQWRDRFYGAWLGRSVGCALGKPLEYWDYLYGKDGRTGWENIELWFRGADAWPITGYTPEFSTAREEYGLGLSDWSFTSTREKISYMESDDDIRYTVLGLMLLEQKGLNWDSWDIGKLWHGHLTYSQVCTAETQSYMNFAQETSHLHGEKPADWPLRQERVRMHLNPYREWIGAAIRADGLAYGAAGHPELAAELGWRDASFSHVKNGIYGEMFNAAMISAAFAGLSNEEIVQIGLSEIPQTSRLAKDVLRGVEIAQQAGSERELVSTLWNEFSHYDPVHTNNNAAIVAASLIYGGDDFEKAVVTSVSAGMDTDCNGATVGSIMGAKLGAAKLPVQWTAPLNDLLYADLPGFHPIAISEVAERSYQVFLKLRAELGEAKQG; encoded by the coding sequence ATGGCGGGCTGGGAACGTCTGCAGGAGACGGTAAGGTTCGAGCTGCAGCAGCGGATCGAGGAAGGCTGCCAGCCGGGCAGCCTGGCGGAGAAGCTGGATGCAGCCGGGAGCGACGAGGACAAGCTGATGGAGGTATACCGGGAGCTGATGGCACTTCCCGTGGACGGAGGCTTCCCTTACCAGGAGCCGTCGGATCTGGAAACGATCAGACAGCTTCGCCCTGAGGGGCCGCGCAAGCTTGCGTTGGACTGGACACCGGACCAGTGGAGAGACAGATTCTACGGCGCCTGGCTCGGGCGCAGTGTAGGCTGCGCGCTGGGCAAACCGCTGGAATATTGGGACTATCTGTACGGGAAGGACGGCCGGACCGGCTGGGAGAATATCGAGCTGTGGTTCCGCGGTGCGGATGCCTGGCCGATTACGGGCTATACCCCGGAATTCTCTACGGCCCGGGAGGAGTACGGACTCGGATTAAGCGACTGGTCTTTCACCAGCACACGCGAGAAGATCAGCTACATGGAGAGCGATGATGATATCCGTTATACCGTGCTTGGCCTGATGCTGCTGGAGCAAAAAGGGCTGAACTGGGACTCCTGGGATATCGGCAAGCTGTGGCACGGGCACCTGACCTACAGTCAGGTCTGTACGGCGGAAACACAGAGCTATATGAACTTTGCTCAGGAGACCTCCCATCTGCACGGGGAGAAGCCGGCGGATTGGCCGCTGCGGCAGGAGCGGGTACGGATGCATCTGAATCCGTACCGGGAATGGATCGGTGCAGCAATCCGTGCGGACGGCCTGGCTTACGGGGCGGCCGGACATCCCGAGCTGGCGGCAGAGCTGGGCTGGCGGGATGCCTCCTTCTCACATGTGAAGAACGGGATCTACGGCGAAATGTTCAATGCAGCGATGATCTCAGCGGCATTCGCGGGTCTCAGTAATGAAGAGATTGTGCAGATTGGCCTGAGCGAGATTCCACAGACGAGCAGACTGGCTAAGGATGTGCTGCGGGGCGTAGAAATTGCACAGCAGGCAGGCAGTGAGCGTGAACTGGTCAGTACCCTCTGGAACGAGTTCAGCCATTACGATCCGGTGCATACGAACAACAACGCAGCCATTGTGGCCGCCTCGCTGATCTACGGCGGCGATGACTTCGAGAAAGCTGTGGTCACCTCCGTATCAGCCGGAATGGATACCGACTGCAACGGGGCCACCGTCGGCTCTATTATGGGAGCGAAGCTGGGGGCTGCCAAGCTGCCGGTCCAATGGACCGCACCGCTGAACGACCTGCTGTATGCAGACCTGCCAGGCTTCCACCCGATCGCCATTTCTGAGGTCGCGGAGCGCAGCTATCAGGTGTTCCTGAAGCTGCGGGCGGAGCTGGGAGAAGCGAAACAGGGATAA
- a CDS encoding ABC transporter ATP-binding protein — MANALLEMRGITKVYPNGVVANKDVEFSLREGEIHAIAGENGAGKSTLMKIMFGMESPSEGGLYIRGEQVKLQSPQDAIDRGIGMVHQHFMLVPSFTVAENMVLGMEPKKGVGFNYAEAVRLTEATARKYNLSVNAKAKVEDLSVGMKQKVEILKALVRGAKILILDEPTAVLTPQETEELFHELQQLKEQGHTIVFISHKLKEVKAICDRITIMRGGRSEGVFETKEVTEQEISRLMVGRDVVLKYDKSDLPYGKPVLAVEGLSVSDSQGKALLSEISFSVREGQIVGIAGVEGNGQTQLIEALTGGLRGVGGSGSVKVKGKDIRELDILDIRNLGVSYIPEDRMRQGSAGEASIADNLISTRYRQKDMNKGPFLHGSRIAALASALVEEFKVRCSGPQQPIGMLSGGNMQKVVVARECSTNPQLLIAEQPTRGVDIGAAQFIHQKLLELRSANCATLLVSADLNEILELSDSLLVMYEGQIVAYFEHPSAVGEEELGLYMLGINRQDKEQTGRAANHV; from the coding sequence ATGGCAAATGCTCTGCTGGAAATGCGGGGAATCACCAAAGTGTATCCGAACGGTGTGGTTGCCAACAAGGATGTTGAGTTCTCTCTGCGCGAAGGCGAGATCCATGCGATTGCGGGTGAGAACGGAGCCGGTAAATCGACTCTGATGAAAATTATGTTCGGAATGGAGAGCCCGAGCGAAGGCGGGCTCTATATCCGGGGAGAACAAGTGAAGCTGCAGTCCCCGCAGGACGCGATTGACCGCGGCATTGGTATGGTGCATCAGCATTTCATGCTGGTGCCTTCTTTTACAGTGGCGGAGAATATGGTGCTGGGTATGGAGCCGAAGAAGGGCGTGGGCTTCAATTATGCAGAGGCCGTACGTCTGACGGAAGCAACTGCGCGTAAATATAATCTCTCGGTGAATGCCAAGGCGAAGGTGGAGGACCTGAGCGTCGGCATGAAGCAGAAGGTAGAAATTCTGAAGGCGCTGGTGCGCGGGGCCAAAATTCTCATCCTTGATGAGCCGACAGCGGTGCTGACTCCGCAGGAGACGGAGGAGCTGTTCCATGAGCTGCAGCAGCTTAAGGAGCAGGGACACACGATTGTGTTCATCTCGCACAAGCTGAAGGAGGTCAAAGCCATCTGTGACCGGATTACCATCATGCGCGGCGGGCGGAGTGAAGGCGTCTTCGAGACCAAGGAAGTAACGGAGCAGGAGATTTCGCGGCTGATGGTCGGCCGGGATGTGGTGCTGAAGTATGACAAAAGCGATCTTCCCTACGGCAAGCCGGTGCTTGCGGTGGAAGGGCTGAGCGTCTCAGACAGCCAGGGCAAAGCGCTGCTCTCCGAGATCAGCTTCTCGGTCCGTGAAGGCCAGATTGTCGGCATCGCCGGCGTTGAAGGGAACGGACAGACGCAGCTGATTGAGGCGCTGACCGGGGGCCTGCGCGGGGTTGGCGGCAGCGGGTCGGTAAAGGTGAAGGGGAAGGATATCCGTGAGCTGGATATTCTGGACATCCGCAACCTGGGGGTATCCTATATCCCTGAGGACCGGATGCGCCAGGGCTCTGCCGGAGAGGCCAGCATTGCTGACAATCTGATCTCCACGCGCTACCGCCAGAAGGATATGAATAAAGGGCCATTTCTGCACGGGTCCAGAATTGCTGCGCTGGCCTCTGCGCTGGTGGAGGAATTCAAGGTGCGGTGCTCCGGTCCGCAGCAGCCGATCGGCATGCTGTCCGGCGGTAACATGCAGAAGGTGGTCGTAGCCAGGGAGTGTTCCACGAATCCGCAGCTGTTGATCGCCGAGCAGCCGACCCGCGGCGTTGATATCGGGGCTGCCCAGTTCATTCACCAGAAGCTGCTGGAGCTGCGTTCGGCCAACTGTGCGACGCTGCTGGTATCGGCAGATCTGAATGAAATTCTGGAGCTGAGCGACAGTCTTCTCGTGATGTACGAGGGCCAGATTGTGGCGTATTTCGAACATCCGTCAGCAGTCGGTGAGGAAGAGCTGGGGCTCTACATGCTGGGAATTAACCGGCAGGACAAAGAGCAGACCGGGAGGGCCGCAAATCATGTTTAA
- a CDS encoding response regulator, with protein MTYKVLLIDDEPSALEGMEMWIDWQELGFELCGTCGNGREGLQMMKQLQPDLVITDIHMPLMNGLEMIGEWRQEGMDSTKFVILSGYSEFEYARTAISYGINHYLLKPVFPEEATEELREIRLELEQEANRRRIHETASGEEAATLIKGLLYGKKEEPELMEWLETLPGFKESPSWNVCLIRTVPELYTEVRSRTVSLLAGYKALITIDLETGLLGIVYGMTAGSRDAGGIAEVLDTLLREYGGGNIHIALGAPEDSLLSIEGSYGRAKETLLHFFYEPEQAGVLAYSGVLDKPFSYHYDHIGLMDALLNCVNLLDADGYREALEAAARSFREQQVAPEVVRKFGIHLMYRIFALAPGAEAAGEEGGVALGVEVSEIQQAMTPLSGLLSRLWSYGGKAIDLLVREQNYKSHGIVREINQYIGEHYQESLSIQKLAEIFFLHPVYLGQLLIKKNGMTFNEQLHHLRIQAAAELLRGSRLKLSEIAERVGYANYGQFLKRFEKELHMGPNEYRNAKF; from the coding sequence ATGACATATAAAGTACTATTAATCGACGACGAGCCAAGTGCCCTGGAGGGTATGGAGATGTGGATCGATTGGCAGGAGTTGGGCTTCGAGCTGTGCGGAACCTGCGGCAACGGCCGGGAGGGGCTGCAGATGATGAAGCAGCTTCAGCCGGATCTGGTCATTACCGATATCCATATGCCGCTGATGAATGGTCTGGAGATGATCGGGGAGTGGCGGCAGGAGGGGATGGATTCAACTAAGTTCGTCATATTGAGCGGCTACAGTGAGTTCGAATATGCCCGCACAGCCATCAGCTACGGAATCAATCACTATCTGCTGAAGCCGGTCTTCCCGGAGGAGGCTACCGAGGAGCTGCGGGAGATCCGCCTGGAGCTGGAGCAGGAGGCGAACCGCAGAAGAATCCATGAGACCGCTTCCGGGGAAGAGGCGGCAACCTTAATCAAGGGGCTGTTATATGGCAAAAAGGAAGAACCCGAGCTTATGGAATGGCTGGAGACTCTGCCCGGCTTCAAGGAGAGCCCTTCCTGGAATGTTTGCCTGATCCGGACGGTCCCGGAGCTGTATACAGAGGTGAGGAGCCGCACAGTCTCCCTGCTGGCCGGATATAAAGCATTGATAACGATTGATTTGGAGACGGGATTGCTCGGGATCGTGTACGGGATGACGGCAGGCAGCAGGGACGCTGGCGGAATAGCTGAAGTGCTTGATACCCTGCTGCGCGAATACGGAGGAGGGAATATCCATATCGCGCTGGGAGCCCCGGAGGACTCCTTGTTGTCCATAGAGGGAAGTTATGGCCGGGCCAAAGAGACATTGCTGCATTTCTTTTACGAGCCGGAGCAGGCAGGGGTGCTGGCTTACAGCGGGGTGCTGGACAAGCCCTTCAGTTATCACTATGACCATATCGGGCTGATGGATGCCTTGCTGAATTGCGTGAATCTTCTGGACGCGGACGGCTACCGCGAGGCACTGGAGGCGGCAGCCCGCAGCTTCCGGGAACAGCAGGTGGCGCCGGAGGTAGTACGCAAATTCGGAATCCACCTCATGTACCGGATCTTCGCACTCGCACCCGGGGCAGAAGCCGCAGGCGAAGAGGGCGGAGTGGCCTTGGGCGTTGAGGTATCAGAGATTCAGCAGGCGATGACCCCCCTGAGCGGGCTGCTCAGCCGCCTATGGTCCTACGGAGGGAAGGCCATAGATCTGCTGGTGCGTGAGCAGAACTATAAGTCGCATGGGATTGTCCGGGAGATCAACCAGTACATCGGGGAGCATTATCAGGAGAGCCTGAGCATTCAGAAGCTGGCTGAGATCTTCTTCCTGCATCCGGTATACCTGGGCCAATTATTGATTAAGAAGAACGGGATGACCTTCAATGAGCAGCTGCATCATCTGCGGATTCAGGCGGCGGCTGAGCTTCTGCGCGGGAGCAGGCTGAAGCTCTCAGAGATTGCCGAACGTGTCGGTTATGCCAATTACGGACAGTTTCTGAAACGGTTCGAGAAGGAGCTGCACATGGGCCCGAATGAGTACCGGAATGCCAAGTTCTAA
- a CDS encoding response regulator, giving the protein MLKVMIVDDEPWVLEGLRTMVNWEKSGFEVCAEALSAGEALRQIREHRPDLLLTDINLPVMSGLELIAAVKETVDPPPRFVILSGYDDFNYARIALRHKVDGYLLKPVDDEEIEELLGKIRAIIQHETASRVEGQKKHNILVHNLISRCVQGDWSEELEQAASGLLGLQPDTELQCILAAAISGSGTVSLNEGDTEGFPDHLGYVFHDPAGRAGLLVRSAGLSPEALEAAATRVQKVQAEKLGVPVAVMISGRGNGLRSIQELYTQTLEVWGLKYRKERGGIFYYNDLRTARLSPEFIGGHFTRVLNEVKEGVPDRIRAAAREAFAAMTAKRVSIEAAQAEVAHLEMTLCRSITEMQGDPDQIMCAMHKEYGNLGGLTDYYKLSLYVDRLCLETAAYLTELRANNEGNTIYNVIQYVDLEFRSKLQLQDLARQFHMNSAYLGQLFRKETGRSFSDYLNEKRIEAAKSLLKRTQLKISDIAVQVGFSNTDYFIDKFKNKVGSSPSVYKNAHNNKQL; this is encoded by the coding sequence ATGCTGAAAGTCATGATTGTGGACGATGAACCTTGGGTTCTGGAAGGACTCAGGACGATGGTGAACTGGGAGAAATCCGGATTCGAGGTATGTGCTGAAGCGCTTAGCGCCGGGGAGGCGCTGCGGCAGATCCGGGAGCACAGGCCGGATCTGCTGCTGACGGATATTAATCTTCCGGTGATGAGCGGCCTGGAGCTGATTGCGGCGGTGAAGGAGACGGTGGACCCGCCGCCACGGTTCGTGATCCTGAGCGGGTATGACGATTTCAACTATGCCCGGATCGCGCTGCGTCATAAGGTGGACGGCTACCTGCTGAAGCCGGTGGATGATGAGGAGATTGAGGAGCTGCTGGGGAAGATCCGTGCTATTATCCAACATGAAACCGCTTCCAGAGTAGAGGGGCAGAAGAAGCACAATATCCTGGTACATAACCTGATCAGCCGTTGTGTCCAGGGGGATTGGAGTGAGGAGCTGGAACAGGCCGCCTCCGGTCTGCTGGGGCTTCAGCCTGATACAGAGCTGCAATGCATTCTCGCTGCTGCCATCTCAGGTTCAGGCACGGTGAGCTTGAACGAAGGGGATACTGAAGGCTTCCCGGATCACCTGGGCTATGTGTTCCACGATCCGGCCGGAAGGGCCGGACTCCTGGTTCGCTCAGCCGGACTCTCTCCGGAAGCGCTGGAGGCGGCCGCCACCCGGGTGCAAAAGGTGCAGGCAGAGAAGCTGGGGGTTCCGGTGGCTGTAATGATCAGCGGCCGGGGGAACGGCCTGCGCTCCATCCAGGAGCTGTACACCCAGACGCTTGAGGTCTGGGGGCTCAAGTACCGGAAGGAGCGGGGCGGGATTTTCTACTACAACGATCTGCGTACGGCCCGCTTGTCCCCTGAATTCATTGGCGGGCACTTTACACGTGTGCTGAATGAGGTGAAGGAAGGGGTGCCGGATAGAATCAGGGCTGCTGCCAGGGAAGCCTTCGCAGCTATGACTGCCAAGAGGGTGAGCATTGAAGCTGCACAGGCCGAGGTAGCCCATCTGGAGATGACCTTATGCCGGAGCATTACCGAGATGCAGGGAGATCCCGACCAGATCATGTGTGCGATGCACAAGGAATATGGCAACCTGGGCGGACTCACGGATTATTACAAGCTCAGTCTGTATGTGGACCGGCTTTGTCTGGAGACAGCGGCGTACCTCACCGAGCTACGGGCTAATAACGAGGGGAACACCATCTATAATGTGATCCAATACGTGGATCTGGAATTCCGCAGCAAGCTGCAGCTCCAGGACCTTGCCCGGCAGTTTCATATGAATTCGGCTTATCTGGGCCAGTTGTTCCGCAAGGAGACGGGGCGCAGCTTCAGCGATTATCTGAATGAGAAGCGGATTGAAGCAGCCAAGAGCCTGCTCAAGCGCACGCAGCTCAAGATATCGGATATCGCGGTGCAGGTGGGCTTTTCCAATACCGATTATTTCATCGACAAGTTCAAGAATAAGGTGGGTTCATCACCTTCGGTGTACAAGAATGCCCACAACAATAAACAGTTGTAA
- a CDS encoding histidine kinase encodes MATKRFKFGTIVNDIPLSYKFYLIYIVGVLLPIMVLNLVFLERITDLIKSREQQNLEISMERARKDIHDFIEGGVSVGYTLAADKNLYEMLDRTYTDSIEFYSMFNEQLRDRMNSYMPVNNQLERISVYTNNQTVVSGGNYQVMTDKVWLSDWYQQAKKATTQIYVAAYRTTENKNLASSTPTLSIIETMDNYRNLNNYEKVLRIDLDISEIYDIIVRERDYLSLYLINGENKIVMSADSGYQHVTDNPYPVFDQWGDSQDESEGVRVMAVGTANYLKGWRIVGITQGERISQAVLDIRLYAAGLATTLTVLTSIFIYIMLRSYNYRVKRLARHMQKVTNEKFELIAIDEGRDEIGGLIHNFNRMTSRIHSLINDVYKLEIQSKNLEMERVRAELNFLQSQMNPHFLFNTLNAILVVCTKNKYNDVTDIIKSLSKLLRRLLSWKEDLVSVREEIAFIDMYLRIEKFRFRDKFDYTFEIDEQSLDYKIPKLSMQPLVENSCKHGLQTIEGLGVIKVAAAVLDNRLQITVSDNGKGMEPEKLKELMFAVRKEDYSGTHIGIRNVYRRLELNYADQVRFEISSTPDQGTVVTFGIPLKLLEQNYSLEREV; translated from the coding sequence ATGGCGACAAAACGCTTTAAATTCGGCACCATCGTCAATGATATTCCGCTAAGCTACAAGTTCTATCTCATCTACATTGTGGGTGTGCTCCTGCCGATTATGGTGCTCAATCTGGTATTCCTGGAGCGGATTACGGATCTCATCAAATCGAGGGAACAGCAGAATCTGGAGATTTCCATGGAACGGGCGCGGAAGGACATTCATGATTTTATTGAAGGCGGGGTCTCTGTCGGCTACACGCTGGCTGCGGATAAGAACCTGTACGAGATGCTGGACCGCACCTATACGGACTCTATCGAGTTCTACAGCATGTTCAACGAACAGCTTAGAGACCGGATGAACAGCTATATGCCTGTCAATAATCAGCTGGAACGAATTAGTGTATACACGAACAACCAGACGGTTGTATCCGGGGGCAATTATCAGGTAATGACCGATAAAGTATGGTTAAGTGACTGGTACCAGCAGGCGAAGAAAGCGACTACCCAAATATATGTTGCTGCTTACCGGACGACGGAGAACAAGAATCTGGCCTCGTCCACCCCTACGCTCAGCATCATCGAGACCATGGACAATTACCGTAATTTGAACAACTATGAGAAGGTGCTGCGGATTGATCTGGACATCAGTGAGATCTATGACATTATCGTCCGGGAACGGGATTACCTGAGCCTGTATTTGATCAATGGCGAGAACAAGATTGTGATGTCAGCGGACAGCGGCTATCAGCACGTTACGGATAATCCCTATCCGGTATTTGATCAGTGGGGCGATAGCCAGGACGAGAGCGAGGGGGTGAGGGTGATGGCTGTAGGGACGGCGAATTATCTCAAAGGCTGGCGGATTGTCGGAATTACGCAGGGGGAGCGGATCTCCCAGGCGGTTCTCGATATCCGGCTGTACGCAGCGGGCCTGGCGACCACGCTTACCGTGTTGACCAGCATATTCATCTACATCATGCTGCGCTCCTATAATTACCGGGTGAAACGCCTGGCCCGGCACATGCAGAAGGTGACGAACGAGAAGTTCGAGCTGATTGCCATCGATGAGGGCCGGGATGAGATCGGCGGGCTAATTCACAATTTTAACCGGATGACCTCCAGAATTCACTCCCTGATCAATGACGTGTACAAGCTGGAGATCCAGAGCAAGAACCTGGAGATGGAGCGCGTCAGGGCGGAGCTGAATTTCCTGCAGAGCCAGATGAACCCCCACTTCCTGTTCAACACGCTGAATGCGATTCTGGTGGTTTGCACCAAGAACAAATATAACGATGTCACTGATATTATAAAAAGCTTGTCGAAGCTGCTGCGCAGACTGCTCAGCTGGAAGGAGGATCTGGTGTCGGTGCGCGAGGAGATCGCATTTATCGACATGTATCTGAGGATTGAGAAATTCAGGTTCAGGGATAAATTCGATTATACCTTTGAGATCGATGAGCAGTCCCTGGACTATAAAATACCGAAGCTGAGCATGCAGCCGCTGGTCGAGAATTCCTGCAAGCACGGCCTGCAGACGATTGAGGGGCTGGGGGTAATCAAGGTGGCTGCGGCCGTGCTGGATAACAGGCTGCAGATTACAGTATCCGACAATGGTAAGGGCATGGAGCCGGAGAAGCTGAAGGAGCTGATGTTCGCGGTCCGCAAGGAGGATTACTCGGGGACCCACATCGGGATTCGCAATGTATACCGCAGGCTGGAGCTGAATTACGCAGATCAGGTGCGCTTCGAGATATCCAGTACGCCGGATCAGGGAACCGTAGTGACCTTTGGCATTCCCCTGAAGCTGCTTGAGCAGAATTATTCCCTGGAAAGAGAGGTATAG
- a CDS encoding ABC transporter permease, which yields MNSLLNVILTTDFAFSVLRVTTPILFAALGALISNRAGIINIGMEGIMLVSALAGVIVSAYTQSAWVGLLGAVLSGTLIAGILAFFTLKFKTHIILGGVAINMFASGGTVFILYLLSGDKGSSTSLASKVLPSIDIPLLKDIPVLGPILSGHHILTYFSILSVLVVYYLLNRTPLGLRIRSVGENPHAAQSVGVSVVRIQYSALLLSGFFASLGGAYMSMGYLSLFTRDMIAGRGWIAIAAESMGRSTTVGTALTSLLFGAADALSNALQVLKIPAELIATLPYVATVIGLIIYAISETRKKNKKLKATVTK from the coding sequence ATGAACAGTCTGCTGAATGTCATACTGACCACAGATTTTGCCTTCTCTGTCCTGCGTGTAACTACGCCTATACTGTTCGCTGCACTGGGGGCGCTGATCTCGAACCGTGCCGGCATCATCAACATCGGGATGGAAGGGATCATGCTGGTCTCGGCGCTGGCCGGGGTTATCGTGAGCGCCTATACGCAGAGCGCCTGGGTGGGACTGCTGGGGGCGGTGCTGTCGGGAACGCTGATTGCGGGGATTCTGGCTTTTTTCACCTTAAAATTCAAGACCCATATTATTCTCGGCGGGGTGGCAATCAATATGTTCGCTTCCGGCGGTACGGTCTTTATTCTGTATCTGCTGAGCGGCGACAAAGGATCTTCCACCTCCTTAGCGAGTAAAGTGCTGCCGAGTATAGATATTCCGCTCCTGAAGGATATTCCGGTGCTGGGTCCGATTCTGTCGGGGCACCACATTCTGACGTATTTCTCTATACTGTCAGTGCTCGTAGTTTATTATCTGCTCAACCGTACACCGCTGGGACTGCGAATCCGCTCTGTGGGCGAGAATCCGCATGCAGCCCAGTCAGTAGGCGTCAGTGTGGTCCGCATTCAGTACAGCGCGCTGCTGCTCAGCGGCTTCTTCGCCAGTCTGGGCGGAGCCTATATGTCGATGGGCTACCTGTCGCTGTTCACCCGCGATATGATCGCCGGCCGGGGCTGGATTGCCATCGCCGCTGAATCCATGGGCCGCAGCACCACCGTGGGTACAGCGCTGACCTCGCTGCTCTTCGGCGCAGCCGACGCGCTCTCCAATGCTCTGCAGGTGCTGAAGATTCCAGCCGAGCTGATCGCTACGCTGCCTTATGTCGCGACAGTCATCGGTCTGATTATCTACGCCATCTCCGAGACACGGAAGAAGAATAAGAAGCTTAAGGCGACTGTTACCAAATAA
- a CDS encoding nucleoside hydrolase — translation MPTPIIIDCDPGHDDAIAILLALAHPGELDIRGITTVGGNQILDKITDNALKILSFVNADIPVAKGAAAPLLGKLVTGEEAHGESGMDGPALPASKFKPIEQGAVEFMLEIIRASEEKITLVPTAPLTNIALLITAYPEVKERIEKISLMGGGLAYGNVTRTAEFNIYVDPEAARIVFESGIPIVMSGLDVTDKAAIFEEEIQELKTRGPVSVMVGELLDFYSIYGKKMGFVGNALHDPCAIAWLLHPELFESEHLYVTVETEGKLTRGMTVADRRKKPDQPANTEVLLGVDREAFIKLLFDSLERLDRQLGSPAGEA, via the coding sequence ATGCCAACACCTATCATTATTGACTGCGATCCGGGGCATGACGACGCGATTGCCATTCTGCTTGCGCTGGCACATCCGGGAGAGCTGGATATCCGGGGGATTACAACTGTTGGCGGCAACCAGATTCTGGATAAAATCACCGACAACGCGCTCAAGATTCTCAGCTTTGTAAATGCAGATATTCCGGTAGCCAAGGGTGCGGCGGCGCCGCTGCTCGGCAAGCTTGTTACCGGGGAAGAAGCCCACGGGGAGTCCGGCATGGACGGCCCGGCGCTGCCGGCGAGCAAGTTCAAGCCCATAGAGCAGGGAGCAGTAGAATTCATGCTGGAGATTATCCGCGCCTCGGAAGAGAAGATCACCCTGGTGCCTACCGCCCCGCTGACGAATATCGCTCTGCTGATTACCGCTTACCCGGAAGTGAAGGAGCGGATCGAGAAGATCTCTCTAATGGGCGGCGGATTGGCTTACGGCAACGTGACCCGGACAGCGGAGTTCAATATTTATGTGGACCCGGAGGCGGCGCGGATCGTTTTTGAATCCGGTATTCCGATTGTCATGAGCGGACTGGATGTGACGGATAAGGCGGCGATCTTCGAGGAGGAGATTCAGGAGCTTAAGACGCGCGGCCCCGTGTCTGTCATGGTTGGCGAGCTGCTGGATTTCTATTCGATCTACGGGAAGAAAATGGGCTTTGTCGGCAATGCGCTGCATGACCCTTGCGCGATTGCCTGGCTGCTGCACCCTGAGCTGTTTGAATCCGAGCACCTGTATGTAACGGTAGAGACCGAAGGCAAGCTTACCCGCGGTATGACCGTGGCCGACCGCCGCAAGAAGCCGGACCAGCCTGCGAATACGGAGGTACTGCTTGGCGTAGACCGAGAAGCCTTCATCAAGCTGCTGTTCGATTCGTTGGAACGGTTAGACCGGCAGCTGGGGTCTCCGGCAGGAGAAGCCTAG
- a CDS encoding ABC transporter permease: protein MFKVKYFEAIRTAAVIVIALIIAFLIISLVSDHPVKTIGIFLWEPLSTKGHIGNVIEMAIPLMFTGLAVSLLFRANMFNLGAEGIFYFSGVVTTALAIHLSLNSWFHPVVAILAGSIVGALLSAIPGILKAKWNANELVTSLMFNNILFGVGLYLLNYHLRDAKAFANVSFKFEKTAQLSKLFPGTRIHTGLIIVLVLIVLAHLFLYKTKWGYELRMTGVNRQFARYSGMKTAKVIILVHLIAGFIAGMGGSVEVLGMYSRFQWTSLPGYGMDGALVAMLAKNNPFSVIVSALFLAYIRIGADMMSRLSDVPSEMISIIQAVIILLISAEQFLKFWKNRMLLKEAKEA, encoded by the coding sequence ATGTTTAAAGTCAAATATTTCGAGGCGATCCGCACAGCGGCGGTCATCGTCATTGCACTTATTATCGCGTTCCTGATCATCTCGCTGGTCAGTGACCACCCGGTGAAGACGATCGGAATCTTCCTCTGGGAGCCGTTGTCCACGAAGGGCCATATCGGCAACGTCATTGAAATGGCGATCCCGCTGATGTTCACCGGACTTGCGGTCTCACTGCTGTTCCGGGCCAATATGTTCAACCTGGGGGCAGAAGGAATCTTTTATTTCTCCGGAGTGGTGACTACTGCACTGGCGATTCATCTCAGCCTGAACAGCTGGTTCCATCCGGTAGTGGCGATTCTTGCAGGCTCCATCGTGGGGGCGCTGCTCTCGGCCATCCCCGGTATTCTCAAGGCAAAGTGGAATGCGAACGAGCTGGTGACCTCTCTGATGTTCAATAACATCCTGTTCGGGGTGGGGCTGTACCTGCTGAACTATCATCTGCGGGATGCCAAGGCGTTTGCCAACGTTTCTTTTAAGTTCGAGAAAACGGCCCAGCTCAGCAAGCTGTTCCCAGGGACGCGGATTCACACCGGACTTATTATTGTGCTGGTGCTTATCGTATTGGCCCATCTGTTCCTCTACAAGACCAAATGGGGCTACGAGCTGCGGATGACCGGGGTTAACCGGCAATTCGCCCGTTATTCGGGGATGAAGACAGCCAAGGTGATCATTCTGGTCCATCTGATCGCCGGGTTCATTGCCGGTATGGGCGGCTCAGTGGAGGTGCTCGGGATGTATAGCCGGTTTCAGTGGACCTCCTTGCCGGGCTACGGTATGGATGGTGCGCTGGTGGCCATGCTGGCCAAGAATAATCCGTTCTCCGTCATTGTCTCGGCGCTCTTCCTGGCCTATATCCGCATTGGCGCCGACATGATGTCACGTCTTTCCGATGTGCCGTCCGAGATGATCTCGATTATCCAGGCTGTCATTATTCTGCTGATATCCGCTGAGCAGTTCCTCAAGTTCTGGAAGAACCGCATGCTGCTGAAGGAGGCGAAGGAAGCATGA